Proteins encoded by one window of Candidatus Eisenbacteria bacterium:
- a CDS encoding helix-turn-helix domain-containing protein → MRAQILEAATRMAVAEGLHRVTLGRLAKAAGVSKSGLFEHFGSIEELHASVVTDIVWRFERSVLLPARRVRTGMEALYTLLHR, encoded by the coding sequence ATGCGTGCGCAGATCCTCGAAGCCGCCACGCGAATGGCTGTGGCGGAAGGCCTGCATCGTGTCACGCTCGGACGGCTTGCCAAGGCGGCGGGCGTGAGCAAGAGCGGCCTGTTCGAGCACTTTGGCTCCATCGAGGAGCTCCACGCGTCCGTCGTGACCGATATCGTCTGGCGGTTCGAAAGGTCCGTTCTCCTCCCGGCTCGGCGGGTGAGGACGGGCATGGAGGCCCTCTACACGCTGCTCCACCGCTAG